A window of Gloeocapsopsis sp. IPPAS B-1203 contains these coding sequences:
- a CDS encoding AraC family transcriptional regulator: MTLVLSQSDWDELFQQVPQAPPDNLVLDDFEEFTNLPEYIGRGYNRGIELTPGLWLNFSECEYCQDLSVKAPAHDHLIQIGVHLSGFIYFDAVHPNLGGTRGYFSGSGISPAYVEKYRSGERLTAVSVDIEPEWLELFLTDEQRCSDTLKQLFKQEDWKVSFYPKVTPAMRSLAYQLWNAPYRGAAKRMYLQAKVFELLAMHLDLISASAQTLNSPRLKPKTITRLHYAKEILTQQFENPRSHAATRFSGTVSNNRSRLSNAAAA; this comes from the coding sequence ATGACGCTCGTCCTTTCTCAATCAGACTGGGATGAACTGTTTCAGCAAGTTCCCCAAGCTCCTCCTGATAATCTGGTGCTTGATGATTTTGAGGAGTTTACGAACCTGCCAGAGTACATAGGACGCGGCTATAATCGCGGCATAGAGTTAACACCTGGGTTATGGTTAAATTTCTCTGAATGCGAATATTGCCAGGATTTGAGCGTGAAGGCACCCGCCCACGACCATTTAATCCAAATTGGGGTTCATTTGTCGGGATTTATATATTTTGATGCGGTTCATCCTAACTTGGGCGGGACACGTGGCTATTTTTCGGGGAGCGGAATTTCGCCAGCCTATGTTGAGAAGTACCGAAGTGGAGAGCGTTTAACTGCTGTCAGTGTAGACATTGAGCCGGAATGGTTGGAATTGTTTTTGACTGATGAGCAGCGATGTTCTGATACTTTAAAGCAGTTATTTAAACAAGAAGACTGGAAAGTATCATTTTACCCAAAAGTCACTCCGGCAATGCGATCGCTCGCGTACCAACTCTGGAATGCACCCTATCGAGGTGCAGCAAAGCGGATGTATCTTCAGGCGAAGGTATTTGAACTCTTAGCGATGCACCTTGACCTGATTTCGGCATCGGCACAAACGCTAAATTCACCACGATTGAAACCAAAGACGATTACGCGTCTGCATTATGCAAAAGAAATTTTGACGCAGCAATTCGAGAATCCGCGATCGCACGCTGCAACGAGGTTTTCAGGCACTGTTTCAAACAACCGTAGTCGGTTATCTAACGCAGCAGCGGCTTGA
- a CDS encoding helix-turn-helix transcriptional regulator — protein sequence MFQTTVVGYLTQQRLEQAERLLRQGDCTVAEVATLVGYGHLGHFATAFKRRFGMTPSQCLAGRRVDG from the coding sequence CTGTTTCAAACAACCGTAGTCGGTTATCTAACGCAGCAGCGGCTTGAGCAGGCAGAAAGGTTATTGCGCCAGGGCGATTGTACGGTGGCAGAGGTGGCAACGCTAGTAGGTTATGGGCATTTAGGACACTTTGCAACGGCGTTTAAGCGACGATTTGGGATGACACCGAGTCAGTGTTTGGCGGGGAGAAGAGTGGATGGGTAG
- a CDS encoding four helix bundle protein codes for MGRDFVRRYQDLEVYQMAFEEAMRIFEASKAFPVEERYSLTDQMRRSSRSICANLAEAWRKRCYEAAFIAKLTDCAAETSETQTWIAFGSVPISFPHSRTSPHRSLRQNPRYVGQHDPQSAKMDNPQTLIHSPTHLPSHSPTHPHFHPPTLPLTYPPTLPLAYPSTLLPAKH; via the coding sequence ATGGGTAGGGATTTTGTGAGAAGGTATCAAGATTTGGAAGTTTATCAAATGGCATTTGAAGAGGCAATGCGAATTTTTGAAGCTTCTAAAGCATTTCCGGTTGAAGAACGATACTCACTCACAGATCAAATGCGCCGCTCGTCTCGTTCGATTTGTGCTAACTTGGCAGAGGCATGGCGCAAACGCTGCTACGAAGCAGCTTTCATTGCTAAGTTAACTGACTGTGCTGCTGAAACCTCTGAAACTCAAACTTGGATAGCTTTTGGTTCGGTGCCAATATCTTTCCCCCACAGCCGGACAAGCCCTCACCGAAGCTTACGACAAAATCCTCGGTATGTTGGTCAACATGATCCGCAATCCGCAAAAATGGACAACCCCCAAACCCTAATCCACTCACCCACTCACCTACCCTCCCACTCACCTACCCATCCACACTTCCACCCTCCCACACTCCCACTCACCTACCCTCCCACACTCCCACTCGCCTACCCATCCACTCTTCTCCCCGCCAAACACTGA